From Aedes albopictus strain Foshan chromosome 1, AalbF5, whole genome shotgun sequence, one genomic window encodes:
- the LOC109405365 gene encoding uncharacterized protein LOC109405365 isoform X2 has product MLSLEFLATTVVPVMALLFVGAIGFANLFHNVRKRFPIRVNCWFCNVNTRVPYESSNSWFCPSCTQYNGFTEDGDYNREIPAQYQSRLNPQANITDDDKISYSTPHNGLCFGCNRNQELKIHQLASFVPDVEEDYDEEVEEYKRELEQTYKLCSRCERVVKRTLNDVKRNILGSKLAQIGTKGLKVFDMHMKESEKQIAVRRLKTLANVCLAAISVILLMKIVQIVNQMDLSRKRLESVFGPEVLQAILVVVSYLVAVKDTLLAQWNGIMEQPTVIDSVNQLKCAKNVFSHYWSEKVDIPEAFADVLRENQDVTTVIPRHVLSNLALIGLSGMLLALRLHVGNLKPTIVIVCSMVEIVLKTDYVREVFNFEAHAESIWFLLASISLVAALGCIGKTAPKVKPSDDVNSSFHKIYSRQAIDADCSDTIDDSSSILQDASICSRQGYPTEKSPPAANNHSEKSMDTTKSISPSVLSASTLRPFLDISFSSQIGSPRSHWGGSVLNVNRLNATFQEQSTRGSVCRPSPAVSVDNFTTAIAGPNESSLGYGFSKYGYSTACLNKSVLLEEDDRFGDDIDRLSISGHLSVSRRDLTMVP; this is encoded by the exons ATGCTGTCGCTTGAATTCCTCGCAACGACGGTCGTGCCGGTAATGGCGCTACTGTTCGTGGGAGCCATTGGATTTGCGAATCTTTTTCACAACGTGCG GAAACGTTTCCCGATCCGCGTCAATTGCTGGTTTTGCAACGTTAATACCAGAGTGCCGTACGAAAGCAGCAACTCCTGGTTCTGCCCGAGCTGTACCCAGTACAATGGATTCACAGAGGATGGCGACTATAATCGGGAAATTCCGGCCCAGTACCAAAGCCGGTTGAACCCGCAGGCGAACATCACCGACGACGACAAGATCAGCTACTCGACGCCGCACAATGGGCTCTGTTTCGGGTGCAATCGCAACCAGGAGCTGAAAATTCACCAGCTGGCTTCGTTCGTTCCGGACGTGGAAGAGGATTACGACGAGGAGGTGGAGGAGTACAAACGCGAGCTGGAGCAGACCTATAAGCTGTGCTCCCGGTGCGAGCGAGTTGTGAAGCGGACCTTGAACGACGTGAAGAGGAACATTCTAGGATCTAAGTTGGCCCAAATTGGGACCAAAGGGTTGAAGGTGTTTGATATGCACATGAAGGAGAGCGAGAAGCAAATTGCGGTCCGGAGGTTGAAAACTTTGGCCAATGTCTGCTTGGCAGCTATTTCGGTTATCCTTCTAATGAAGATCGTTCAAATAGTGAATCAGATGGATCTGAGCCGGAAGCGACTGGAATCGGTGTTCGGTCCGGAAGTGTTGCAGGCAATCCTCGTCGTGGTTTCGTACTTGGTGGCAGTCAAGGATACCTTACTTGCCCAGTGGAACGGAATCATGGAGCAACCCACCGTCATAGACTCGGTAAATCAGCTAAAGTGCGCCAAAAATGTCTTCTCGCACTATTGGAGCGAAAAAGTGGATATCCCGGAAGCATTTGCTGACGTTCTTCGCGAGAATCAGGACGTGACGACGGTGATCCCGAGGCATGTCCTGTCGAACTTGGCCCTGATCGGACTATCTGGCATGCTGCTAGCATTGAGATTGCACGTGGGAAACCTGAAACCAACGATCGTGATCGTTTGCAGTATGGTTGAAATTGTACTTAAGACGGATTATGTCCGGGAAGTTTTCAACTTTGAAGCGCATGCTGAATCTATTTGG TTCCTACTGGCATCGATCTCTCTGGTGGCCGCCCTTGGCTGCATCGGTAAAACGGCTCCCAAAGTGAAACCCTCGGACGATGTCAACTCCAGCTTCCACAAAATCTACTCGCGGCAGGCCATCGACGCGGACTGCTCGGACACCATCGACGACAGCAGTTCCATCCTTCAGGATGCGTCCATCTGCTCGCGACAGGGATATCCAACGGAGAAATCGCCACCGGCGGCAAATAATCATAGTGAAAAATCGATGGACACAACCAAATCCATCAGCCCTTCAGTTCTCAGTGCTTCCACTTTGCGCCCCTTCCTCGATATCTCGTTCAGCAGTCAGATCGGTTCGCCTCGGTCCCACTGGGGTGGATCCGTTTTGAACGTGAATCGTCTCAATGCCACCTTCCAGGAACAGTCCACCCGAGGCAGCGTCTGTCGTCCTAGTCCGGCCGTTTCGGTGGACAATTTCACCACGGCCATTGCCGGTCCAAACGAGTCTTCCCTTGGGTACGGGTTCAGCAAATACGGCTACTCCACGGCTTGTCTTAACAAGTCGGTCCTCTTGGAAGAGGACGACCGCTTCGGAGATGATATCGATCGGCTTAGCATCAGTGGCCACCTTTCCGTGTCCCGGAGAGACCTCACAATG GTACCGTAG
- the LOC109405365 gene encoding uncharacterized protein LOC109405365 isoform X1 codes for MLSLEFLATTVVPVMALLFVGAIGFANLFHNVRKRFPIRVNCWFCNVNTRVPYESSNSWFCPSCTQYNGFTEDGDYNREIPAQYQSRLNPQANITDDDKISYSTPHNGLCFGCNRNQELKIHQLASFVPDVEEDYDEEVEEYKRELEQTYKLCSRCERVVKRTLNDVKRNILGSKLAQIGTKGLKVFDMHMKESEKQIAVRRLKTLANVCLAAISVILLMKIVQIVNQMDLSRKRLESVFGPEVLQAILVVVSYLVAVKDTLLAQWNGIMEQPTVIDSVNQLKCAKNVFSHYWSEKVDIPEAFADVLRENQDVTTVIPRHVLSNLALIGLSGMLLALRLHVGNLKPTIVIVCSMVEIVLKTDYVREVFNFEAHAESIWFLLASISLVAALGCIGKTAPKVKPSDDVNSSFHKIYSRQAIDADCSDTIDDSSSILQDASICSRQGYPTEKSPPAANNHSEKSMDTTKSISPSVLSASTLRPFLDISFSSQIGSPRSHWGGSVLNVNRLNATFQEQSTRGSVCRPSPAVSVDNFTTAIAGPNESSLGYGFSKYGYSTACLNKSVLLEEDDRFGDDIDRLSISGHLSVSRRDLTMVNNPFSTHHVDRDDGFSLRHRKVTISPPQLGTVAESGSSWIAGGYWGGSPQKEDPHNATFTAQPYMSRTSSQSSGFESQPTRRPTPEEPPGVDLDRVSLFSEPVGAFPSSASSVSAFQRPTPRLNQSFHLPVPQSSPVPSSHASFYSRPAYHSTSGRSLFGESNLFQHHHASPQVSSLIFPPHHSYTPPVFNAHPAGSNNPALSSPSCLPGQMTPRNGIRRSLLNLSKLGGISEADGKQRE; via the exons ATGCTGTCGCTTGAATTCCTCGCAACGACGGTCGTGCCGGTAATGGCGCTACTGTTCGTGGGAGCCATTGGATTTGCGAATCTTTTTCACAACGTGCG GAAACGTTTCCCGATCCGCGTCAATTGCTGGTTTTGCAACGTTAATACCAGAGTGCCGTACGAAAGCAGCAACTCCTGGTTCTGCCCGAGCTGTACCCAGTACAATGGATTCACAGAGGATGGCGACTATAATCGGGAAATTCCGGCCCAGTACCAAAGCCGGTTGAACCCGCAGGCGAACATCACCGACGACGACAAGATCAGCTACTCGACGCCGCACAATGGGCTCTGTTTCGGGTGCAATCGCAACCAGGAGCTGAAAATTCACCAGCTGGCTTCGTTCGTTCCGGACGTGGAAGAGGATTACGACGAGGAGGTGGAGGAGTACAAACGCGAGCTGGAGCAGACCTATAAGCTGTGCTCCCGGTGCGAGCGAGTTGTGAAGCGGACCTTGAACGACGTGAAGAGGAACATTCTAGGATCTAAGTTGGCCCAAATTGGGACCAAAGGGTTGAAGGTGTTTGATATGCACATGAAGGAGAGCGAGAAGCAAATTGCGGTCCGGAGGTTGAAAACTTTGGCCAATGTCTGCTTGGCAGCTATTTCGGTTATCCTTCTAATGAAGATCGTTCAAATAGTGAATCAGATGGATCTGAGCCGGAAGCGACTGGAATCGGTGTTCGGTCCGGAAGTGTTGCAGGCAATCCTCGTCGTGGTTTCGTACTTGGTGGCAGTCAAGGATACCTTACTTGCCCAGTGGAACGGAATCATGGAGCAACCCACCGTCATAGACTCGGTAAATCAGCTAAAGTGCGCCAAAAATGTCTTCTCGCACTATTGGAGCGAAAAAGTGGATATCCCGGAAGCATTTGCTGACGTTCTTCGCGAGAATCAGGACGTGACGACGGTGATCCCGAGGCATGTCCTGTCGAACTTGGCCCTGATCGGACTATCTGGCATGCTGCTAGCATTGAGATTGCACGTGGGAAACCTGAAACCAACGATCGTGATCGTTTGCAGTATGGTTGAAATTGTACTTAAGACGGATTATGTCCGGGAAGTTTTCAACTTTGAAGCGCATGCTGAATCTATTTGG TTCCTACTGGCATCGATCTCTCTGGTGGCCGCCCTTGGCTGCATCGGTAAAACGGCTCCCAAAGTGAAACCCTCGGACGATGTCAACTCCAGCTTCCACAAAATCTACTCGCGGCAGGCCATCGACGCGGACTGCTCGGACACCATCGACGACAGCAGTTCCATCCTTCAGGATGCGTCCATCTGCTCGCGACAGGGATATCCAACGGAGAAATCGCCACCGGCGGCAAATAATCATAGTGAAAAATCGATGGACACAACCAAATCCATCAGCCCTTCAGTTCTCAGTGCTTCCACTTTGCGCCCCTTCCTCGATATCTCGTTCAGCAGTCAGATCGGTTCGCCTCGGTCCCACTGGGGTGGATCCGTTTTGAACGTGAATCGTCTCAATGCCACCTTCCAGGAACAGTCCACCCGAGGCAGCGTCTGTCGTCCTAGTCCGGCCGTTTCGGTGGACAATTTCACCACGGCCATTGCCGGTCCAAACGAGTCTTCCCTTGGGTACGGGTTCAGCAAATACGGCTACTCCACGGCTTGTCTTAACAAGTCGGTCCTCTTGGAAGAGGACGACCGCTTCGGAGATGATATCGATCGGCTTAGCATCAGTGGCCACCTTTCCGTGTCCCGGAGAGACCTCACAATGGTAAACAATCCGTTCAGCACGCATCACGTTGACCGCGATGACGGGTTTTCCCTGCGCCACCGGAAGGTAACCATCTCTCCTCCCCAACTAGGTACCGTAGCGGAATCCGGAAGCTCCTGGATCGCCGGCGGATACTGGGGAGGTTCTCCGCAGAAAGAGGATCCCCACAATGCGACCTTCACCGCCCAGCCCTACATGTCCCGAACGTCGTCACAAAGTTCGGGCTTTGAATCTCAACCAACGCGCCGCCCCACACCGGAAGAACCTCCCGGTGTCGATCTGGATCGGGTGTCCCTCTTCTCGGAACCAGTTGGGGCCTTCCCATCTAGTGCGAGCAGCGTGTCCGCATTTCAACGACCAACCCCTCGTTTAAATCAGTCTTTCCATCTTCCGGTGCCGCAATCATCACCTGTTCCGTCTTCCCACGCATCTTTCTACAGCCGTCCCGCGTATCACTCGACCAGCGGTCGAAGTCTGTTCGGCGAAAGCAACCTCTTCCAGCACCATCACGCTTCACCACAGGTCTCCTCACTGATCTTTCCGCCGCATCACTCCTACACGCCACCGGTATTCAACGCCCACCCCGCCGGTTCCAACAATCCAGCGTTGTCTTCTCCGTCGTGTTTGCCCGGTCAGATGACCCCAAGGAACGGCATCCGGCGCAGTCTGCTGAATCTGAGTAAACTCGGAGGGATATCGGAAGCAGACGGGAAGCAGAGAGAATAG